The following coding sequences are from one Mytilus trossulus isolate FHL-02 chromosome 8, PNRI_Mtr1.1.1.hap1, whole genome shotgun sequence window:
- the LOC134682164 gene encoding GATA zinc finger domain-containing protein 3-like, whose amino-acid sequence MKFSYLLVIVVFAIVGIEAVPPRKECMIQPQYGDCSGGRGFYFDSILDDCVYGCCSNGGNRFATEDQCEVACEGEEEEEPDNDIPDGPDFDIPEYNRHNGYVQRYNYNVNNVNSGINRNNDNNGNNGINRYNVNNVNNGINRNTGINRNNVNSRNNDNNVNTGINRNNVNNDDTGINDDTGINRINANNGNNGINRNTGINRNNVNSRNNVNNGNTRNPVANRLDVYAQLYRYFLNKANTRNLVSNGPSASARASAYSRSNGNAQNIGSNGASASAQASAYSASNGIAHNIGSNVASASARASAYSASNGNAQNIGNNGPSAYTKDVRYTISGNTKTLGSNGPVAHKQVFRYNVNNANTQNSGSTQNSGSTQSSGKKQTSGKKSKKSSRRNKSKKTKNQNKGSNVPKCLSCKL is encoded by the exons ATGAAGTTTAGTTACCTACTAGTCATCGTGGTATTTGCCATAGTGGGGATAGAGGCTGTTCCACCGAGGAAAG aaTGTATGATTCAGCCGCAGTATGGGGACTGTTCTGGCGGAAGAGGCTTCTATTTTGACTCCATACTGGATGATTGTGTATATGGTTGTTGTTCCAACGGAGGCAACAGGTTTGCCACAGAAGACCAATGTGAAGTAGCTTGTGAAGGCGAAGAGGAGGAAGAACCCGATAATGATATACCAGATGGACCCGACTTTGATATACCAGAATACAATAGACATAATGGATATGTACAGAGATACAATTATAATGTCAACAATGTAAATTCTGGCATCAATAGAAATAATGACAACAACGGAAATAATGGTATCAATAGATATAATGTCAACAATGTAAATAATGGCATCAATAGAAATACTGGCATCAATAGAAATAATGTCAACAGTAGAAATAATGACAACAATGTAAATACCGGCATCAATAGAAATAATGTCAACAATGATGATACTGGCATCAATGATGATACTGGCATCAATAGAATTAATGCTAACAATGGAAATAATGGCATCAATAGAAATACTGGCATCAATAGAAATAATGTCAACAGTagaaataatgtaaataatGGCAACACAAGAAACCCAGTCGCCAATAGACTAGATGTATATGCCCAATTATACCGttactttttaaacaaagcCAACACCCGAAACCTTGTCAGCAACGGACCCAGTGCATCTGCACGAGCTTCCGCTTACAGTAGAAGCAATGGCAATGCACAAAACATTGGCAGCAATGGAGCAAGTGCATCTGCACAAGCTTCCGCTTACAGTGCAAGCAATGGCATCGCACACAACATTGGCAGCAATGTAGCAAGTGCATCTGCACGAGCTTCCGCGTACAGTGCAAGCAATGGCAACGCACAAAACATTGGCAACAATGGGCCAAGTGCATATACAAAAGATGTCCGTTACACAATTAGTGGCAACACAAAAACACTTGGCAGCAATGGACCCGTCGCACATAAACAAGTCTTCCGTTACAATGTAAACAATGCCAACACACAAAATAGTGGCAGCACACAAAATAGTGGCAGCACACAAAGCAGTGGCAAAAAACAAACCAGTggcaaaaaatccaaaaaaagtaGCAGAcgaaacaaaagtaaaaaaaccaaaaaccaaaacaaaggCAGCAATGTACCCAAGTGTCTTAGCTGCAAATTGTAA
- the LOC134682165 gene encoding 3 beta-hydroxysteroid dehydrogenase/Delta 5-->4-isomerase type 4-like, protein MSSTVVLVTGGSGFLGQHVIKHLQLHSSNLKEIRVLDLVPFRKKLDYKESFPVRSFIGSITNKNLVSEACKGTDAVLHIASLVDSTLFPNEKALQEVNVKGTEVVLEACKDNSVPILIYCSSISIYVGHDEVKKGTETTVPIPHKFMFEKYAKTKLKAQNMVLGANGDILKNGKELKTCAILPLAMYGELDINLVYQYVSHVKGTLIPRIPKLGKMEAEIQVSYVGNVAMMFVKALEVMRKGVDIGGEYFYAADDTPLQTLPSLLQPYLDGTGHSFSSWYIPLWLVLILVIIVQIVMGLIRPWKKVNTYFNIEGIRFLNKTFHVTYEKATRILGYKPIYNLESSINNSNVYYNSVLNK, encoded by the exons ATGTCTTCTACTGTTGTATTAGTTACGGGTGGGAGTGGATTCCTCGGCCAACATGTGATCAAACATTTACAGCTTCATTCCTCCAACCTAAAAGAAATACGTGTTTTAGACCTCGTTCCGTTTAGGAAAAAGCTTG attATAAAGAATCTTTCCCAGTTCGTTCTTTCATCGGAAGTATCACTAACAAGAACCTTGTAAGTGAAGCGTGTAAAGGAACAGATGCTGTGCTCCATATAGCGTCACTAGTCGATTCCACATTGTTTCCTAATGAGAAGGCTTTACAAGAAGTTAACGTTAAAG GCACGGAAGTAGTATTAGAGGCATGCAAAGACAACAGTGTTCCGATTCTTATATACTGCAGTTCAATTTCAATTTATGTTGGGCATGATGAAGTCAAGAAGGGAACGGAGACAACAGTACCTATACCACACAAGTTTATGTTTGAAAAGTATGCCAAGACAAAGCTTAAAGCTCAAAATATGGTGCTAGGCGCCAATGGAGATATTTTGAAGAATG GAAAAGAGCTAAAGACATGTGCTATACTGCCATTAGCAATGTATGGAGAACTAGACATCAACCTTGTATACCAGTATGTATCGCACGTGAAGGGTACTCTGATACCACGCATTCCAAAGCTCGGTAAAATGGAAGCTGAAATTCAAGTGTCGTACGTCGGTAATGTAGCAATGATGTTCGTCAAGGCACTGGAAGTCATGCGCAAAGGGGTAGACATAGGTGGAGAATATTTCTATGCTGCAGACGACACCCCTCTGCAGACGTTACCAAGTTTGTTACAACCTTACCTAGATGGAACAGGACATTCGTTTTCCTCGTGGTATATTCCATTATGGCTGGTGTTGATCCTCGTTATTATTGTGCAAATTGTGATGGGCCTTATAAGACCGTGgaaaaaagtaaacacatatttCAACATAGAAGGAATACGCTTCCTGAATAAAACCTTTCACGTGACTTATGAGAAAGCCACTCGAATCCTTGGATACAAACCAATATATAACCTTGAGTCCTCTATCAACAATTCAAACGTTTATTATAACAGCGTGCTGAACAAATAA